The following proteins come from a genomic window of Lycium ferocissimum isolate CSIRO_LF1 chromosome 4, AGI_CSIRO_Lferr_CH_V1, whole genome shotgun sequence:
- the LOC132052128 gene encoding uncharacterized protein LOC132052128 isoform X1, whose product MGSWTRRKIIDPFIQILQRGTEPKQLAFSAALGITMGVFPICGVTVFLCGIAIALLGSFCHAPTTMLANFIATPIELSLIIPFLRMGEFMTGASHFPLTSDALKKVFTGEASKEVLLSIFHAILGWLVAVPFILAGLYVAFLPCFTILVHKFSTRPPSPKTLLTPLTEDLGESSNSVHV is encoded by the exons GGGGACAGAGCCGAAACAGTTGGCGTTCTCTGCGGCTCTCGGAATCACTATGGGGGTATTTCCCATTTGTG GTGTCACTGTATTCCTATGTGGGATAGCTATTGCATTATTGGGATCCTTTTGTCATGCTCCAACTACGATGTTGGCTAACTTCATTGCTACTCCAATTGAATTGAG TCTGATCATTCCATTTCTACGCATGGGTGAGTTTATGACTGGTGCATCTCATTTTCCTTTGACCTCTGATGCGCTAAAGAAGGTCTTCACTGGTGAGGCTTCAAAGGAAGTCTTGCTCAGCATTTTCCACGCG ATATTGGGCTGGCTTGTTGCTGTACCATTCATCCTAGCAGGACTTTATGTAGCGTTTTTGCCATGTTTTACGATCTTGGTTCACAAGTTCAGCACTCGTCCTCCAAGCCCGAAGACGCTTCTCACACCACTTACAGAA GACCTGGGGGAGTCTAGCAATTCTGTACATGTATGA